One Mauremys reevesii isolate NIE-2019 linkage group 5, ASM1616193v1, whole genome shotgun sequence genomic window carries:
- the LOC120406445 gene encoding interleukin-8-like yields MNGKLVAAVLALFLTYAAVSEGMTLARKGNELQCQCIDLHSKFIPPRSIRDVKLTPSGPHCENTEIIATLKDGREVCLDPTAQWVKIIIKAILDKDQANAEAKR; encoded by the exons ATGAACGGCAAGTTGGTTGCTGCTGTCTTGGCTCTCTTCCTAACCTACGCAGCGGTGTCAGAAG GGATGACTCTGGCAAGGAAGGGGAATGAGCTCCAATGCCAGTGCATCGACTTGCATTCCAAGTTCATCCCTCCCAGGAGCATTCGGGATGTGAAGCTGACCCCAAGCGGACCTCACTGCGAGAACACTGAAATCAT CGCTACTCTCAAGGACGGCAGAGAAGTGTGCTTGGATCCCACTGCTCAATGGGTGAAGATCATCATTAAAGCAATTTTGGACAA AGATCAAGCCAATGCTGAGGCAAAACGCTAA
- the LOC120406448 gene encoding interleukin-8-like — MNCKLVAAVLALFLTYAAVSEGMSLARMGNELRCQCINLHSKFIPPRSIRDVKMTPSGPHCQNTEIIATLKDGREVCLDPTAQWVKIIIKAILDKPQANAEAKR, encoded by the exons ATGAACTGCAAGTTGGTTGCTGCTGTCTTGGCTCTCTTCCTAACCTACGCAGCGGTGTCAGAAG GGATGAGTCTGGCAAGGATGGGGAATGAGCTCCGATGCCAGTGCATCAACTTGCATTCCAAGTTCATCCCTCCCAGGAGCATTCGGGATGTGAAGATGACCCCGAGCGGACCTCACTGCCAGAACACTGAAATCAT CGCTACTCTCAAGGATGGCAGAGAAGTGTGCTTGGATCCCACTGCTCAATGGGTGAAGATCATCATTAAAGCAATTTTGGACAA ACCTCAAGCCAATGCTGAGGCAAAACGCTAA